Proteins encoded together in one Chitinophaga lutea window:
- a CDS encoding chromate resistance protein ChrB domain-containing protein produces the protein MKWVTRQRPKIDRIACPWLILRFIDAQAEILFVPDNEVTATAQKENAIPFDVSGVEYSHYDDRCTFDYFLKKHQLKEPALQTMADIVRGADTDRHDFAPEAAGLWAIAAGMAYNIHDDQALLTQGLVIYDALYSWAKHLQHEKHTRQYSEQVLMEVFHDFISRRYSDRQKRPEWVKEIAAIIQDQVDTNLAMSLKEISAMLEVNPSYLSREFSRYFDDLTFGEYIRKQRIEKAQKLMEAGKYTLTEIAYMTGFSDQSHFSRVFGKFTGQTPTGYLKTIQARKRREGGNG, from the coding sequence ATGAAATGGGTCACCCGTCAGCGGCCTAAAATAGACAGGATTGCCTGTCCATGGCTTATTCTTCGCTTTATCGACGCACAGGCGGAAATACTGTTCGTGCCGGACAACGAAGTAACCGCCACCGCCCAGAAAGAAAACGCCATCCCGTTCGACGTCAGCGGCGTGGAATACAGTCATTACGACGATCGCTGCACCTTCGACTATTTCCTCAAAAAACACCAGCTCAAAGAGCCTGCCCTGCAAACGATGGCCGATATCGTGCGCGGCGCCGACACGGACCGGCACGATTTTGCACCTGAAGCTGCCGGTCTCTGGGCCATTGCGGCGGGCATGGCGTATAATATCCACGACGATCAGGCGCTGCTCACGCAGGGGCTCGTGATCTACGATGCGCTTTACAGCTGGGCCAAACACCTGCAGCACGAAAAACACACCCGCCAGTATTCGGAACAGGTGCTGATGGAAGTGTTCCACGATTTTATTTCACGGCGGTACAGCGACCGGCAGAAGCGGCCGGAATGGGTGAAAGAAATTGCCGCCATCATACAGGACCAGGTGGATACCAACCTCGCAATGAGCCTGAAAGAGATATCGGCGATGCTCGAAGTGAACCCCTCTTACCTGTCGCGCGAATTTTCCCGTTATTTCGACGACCTCACTTTCGGCGAATACATCCGCAAACAACGGATTGAAAAAGCGCAGAAGCTGATGGAAGCAGGCAAGTATACGCTTACTGAAATCGCTTACATGACTGGTTTTTCGGACCAGAGCCATTTTTCGCGGGTGTTCGGAAAGTTTACCGGCCAAACACCGACGGGCTACCTGAAAACCATCCAGGCGCGCAAACGGAGGGAGGGCGGGAACGGCTGA